TTTCATCATCACGAGAAAATCTCATTTCGaaaactcattttaaaagaCATTCTGCGGGATAAGGAAAGGTTGTTTCGAAAATCCTATTTCGaaaaactcttgaaattttgttatgaaaatttcgttttggaaatattatttcaaaacttCTGAAAAAGTTGTTCCAAAATTCAGAACATAGAATTTGATAGTCagataaaatgattattttgaaaatttgggaGGCGCGTGAAGAAATTGTGGAGGTGGAAGAAGTAAAAGCCTACTATACAACTCAATAATCGATATGGGGTAGCCTATTAATTAAGATAGTTGTTGTGCGGTAATCTCCAACTAACTACTAACTACTGATATCGGTTgtcataatttaaatatattatgataaaaacatttttctttattgtttttaatcttaaaaCAGTTTAATAGTGTATTTTTCATCTTCCATAAAAAGTAGCATGTCACGTGGCTATAAAAAAGTTCTTTAGAGTCAACTAGAAATCCACTTAGAGGAGCAAAATTCGTTGTTGAAGCTAATCGAATCGAAAACCAAAAAGAAATTGCTTTCAGTGATCATTAAACATGGAAAGTTGCAAGCTGGCAAAAAGGTCTAAGGCGTTTTGAAAACAAGTAGTCTTAGCTGAAAACTCAAGTTCCACTCGTGACTGTAGCCACCATAATTCATCACCTATGTGACAACAATTATACTGTTGTTGAAAATTAAAAGCATGCATCAACCCAAGGAAACATACCTGTTTTCACTTTTCGCTTTTTTCGTCTCTTTCTAATTCTCCATACAGAGGTTTGGGCGGCGGAAATAACTTCTGTTTGCATCTCCTCCATTCACCTCGCTCCTCTCTTTTGCACTTCTCATCTCATCACATGCCTCATGCACCTTTAGAACTATACAATCATTCAATTATTCAATCTCAGTTTAAATGCCACCTAAAAGTTGACATGCAAAACCCAAAACCTAAAAATCTCTAATTTCTATTTACTTTTCAGTTTGGAAGTAAATTTTTAACGGCTATAAAAAGCCTTCATGCAAGTCTCACTGCATATCGACATCAACACAGAAAAAAAGGTTGATTATTTTCACCCCAATGGCAGTTCCCTTAGGTTTTGTTGGCACCATGGTGATACTTTTTAGTGTGGTTCTCTTATCTGGGGTCATTGTCCCAGGTGTTGAGGCTAAGCCAAGGGCTTTCTTTGTGTTTGGAGATTCACTTGTTGACAGTGGCAACAACAATTACTTGGCCACCACTGCACGAGCTGATTCTCCTCCTTATGGCATTGATTATCCATCTCGCAAACCAACTGGTCGTTTTTCCAATGGCCGCAACATCCCTGATCTTATCAGTTAAGTATCATTGCACAATGTATGTTTTGTCATCGCTGGCTTATGGTTTCAGATCATAGTTGAAGCTTTTGAATGGTCTTGTTTAAGCATGCACTTCGGTTAGTAACATGTTTTGTTGATTATTATCAGGTGAAGGAATGGGTGGTGAATCCGTGTTGCCATATTTGAGTCCACAGCTAAAAGGTGACAATCTTCTGAATGGAGCCAATTTCGCTTCCGCCGGAATAGGCATTCTTAACGACACTGGAGCTCAGTTTGTAAGTCTGTTGTTGTCTTGTTGGCATAGTAATCATGGTCGAGTTACGTACGATGAGTGTAAAATTTGTTGTATAAATTGTTGAACACTGCATTAATTTTGCAGCTGAACATAATCAGAATGTATAGACAGTTGGACTACTTTGAAGAATACCAGCAACGAGTGTCCATTCTCATTGGAGTAGGACGAGCAAAGAAACTTGTGAACCAAGCATTGGTCCTCATCACTGTCGGTGGCAACGATTTCGTGAACAATTACTACTTGGTACCTTATTCTGCAAGGTCTCGAGAGTTTTCGCTACAGGATTATGTCAAATATCTCATTGTGGAGTACCGTAAACTCTTGATGGTAATCAAATCATTCTCGTATATGTATATCAATTGACACACAATGTTATGCAAGTTAGATTAATTTGTCGGAAATTATTGCAGAGGCTATATGATCTGGGAGCTCGAAGAGTGCTCGTGACAGGAACTGGACCAATGGGTTGTGTTCCAGCAGAACTAGCCATGCGTGGAACCAATGGAGGATGTTCTGCTGAACTTCAAAGAGCTGCATCACTCTACAACCCTCAACTACAACACATGATACAAGGACTCAACAAGAAAATTGGCAAAGACGTTTTTATCGCTGCAAATACAGCACGAATGCACAATGATTTCGTAAATAACCCTGCAGCATATGGTACTTGATTATTACTACATATATACAAGAAAAACTCTTATATTAATTGTTCTATGCATGTCAAATTCTATAATGTTGTTGTTGGGCAGGTTTTACTACATCAAGAATTGCTTGTTGTGGGCAAGGACCGTACAACGGGATTGGGTTATGCACACCACTCTCGAACTTATGCCCAAACAGAAACTTGCATGCGTTTTGGGATCCATTCCATCCGACAGAAAAGGCTAACAGAATCATCGTGGAGCAGATTATGTCGGGTTCTAAACGATACATGAAACCAATGAACCTAAGCACCATCCTAGCATTGGATGCTACAAAATGATAACACTTATGATGTCTTCTTTGTGATTGGAATTGTTTTAAACTTGTATCGATTATCAggtgtttttgttttgtgtgtgCGACTGTCACAGTCTTTAGAGTTGTTATTTCGCGAACAAATTAttcatcaattaaataatttactcacaatcttcttttcttattttttttccctaaatcttccttttatataatttaaacgTCACTCTGCATCTTATAAACTTGAGGACACTAACAGAAAACCCAATAACATGCATTGAGAAATTGTAATTCAGGTGCTAAGTTATTTGAATCGAGAAATTGTGCTTTTACCATTTTCTTAAGGAAAGACTTAAGGAAAGCACGTCGGAAAGGACAAAGAGAAAATTGGTttgataataacattttttggttagggaaagagaaaataagaTTTTGTTTTAGGAATAAAGGTGGCTAAGTGAGGTCTCTCTTCTTGAAAAGTATCCAAGGTTATATGCAAATTCTCTTTCCAAGGATGCAACAATATGGGAAATGGATTTTTGCAACTATAAGTCTTGGGAATGGAAATTGGAATGGCAAAGAGAATCATTCGAATGGGTGAAATCACAAGTTGATGCTTTAATGAATGGGTTGAGCATGAGTACAATAGATATGAGGAGAGAAGTCCTAGGTTTGGAAAGATAGTAAAACTAACATTTAAACAATGAAATtaatgtataataaaattagaaaatgaattACGAGGCAAGATACAGATCTATATGGAcaattttggaatatcaaaGCATCACCGAGGGctctatatttttctttgaaagtaTTGTTAAATAGAATTGCAACTCATATCTAAGTTGTGAATGTGTCATGTGTGGGACGGGACGGGAGAGGAAACAATTCAACacttattctttaattgtataTTAGTAGGAAAATTTTGGAATATATGTGACAAATGGATAGTAATTGTCACAACacatcataatatatatatataaaaaaaaactttcaacaATTTAGGTTATTTGGACTAaccaataaaagtaacaatttGTGAAAGTTTATATGGATTACTATAGTTTGAGCAATTTGGACACAtgaataatatcatttttaggTCATCTGTGAAGGATGTGGAAGAGGTATTTAACTTAGGTGAAGTAAAAGCTTGGATTTGAATTACACATAAAGTCCCAAAAGTTAAGTTTTCATTCTTTGATTGGTGTTTATGTCCAGTTTTATGCATAAAATCCTTGGATTGTTTTGTTTGAATGTAGATATATATGTTATCTAAATCTAATAAATTACTACAAATAGGTTTAAtcattctttaaataaaaagtcTGGTTATACACAtacttttttcttcattatgCTTCTTGTGAGAAAATTTTGGACAattcatttatattaatatgaccgacaacaaaaatatattgtaagTTCGTGATATTGTTTTACTTTGAACTTGCTCTTGTATTGCAAAGTCTTAgtaattaagagaataaaagttatattgttgtgttttttatttatactttcttGTGTAAAAGAGGCTTTTTGAGcagaatattttatttgttcaaataatatattctttattattgataatataaGTTCTAATTTACTAACATATTTAAGCGATGagttttattaacaaaaattaccattgataatttaaattctaaattttgttgataaattttgagttaccaacaaatttatttccgttcataaaaatttatcagtaattaaaaaaattcttgtaataaaaatttaagttaaatcaTCGATGAAACAtgataaaagactaaaaaaagagaggtttagaatatatattttatatatttaaatttgtttgtattGATTCCTGTAGATTTTTTGCATTagaattttattagattttgtaATTGTTTCCTATAGTTCTTGtactttaaatactttttaaacacTAGTTTCTTCTAATAGAATTTTGGATGAGTTTCTTGAACTATTGAgccacattttttattttctttttgttcttgagtaaaaatttttggaaaaaaaaaacccacaTTAGCCTATAAGAGCATGTAGATTGAATTGGTCTTAAGAAAGGGTTAACAAAATCTGATAATAACATTTGCACGCACTATTTTGTTCATTTCCGGTATATGGACGGGTGATTAACACAGGTAAAAAGGACGATAAGTGATAGATTTTAAaagtaatgaaatattttagataATTGTTACTGGaaatttgtataataataataagtatacAAAGTATGAAAATATAGAAAGTTAGTCTCACAGTTTTGAGTGTATGAATGAGTATGAGATGTTGTAATTATAAGCTTCCAATATATGAGTAAACATATTTTGTACATATTCAACTATTATATATTAGAAtttaactattatatattagagatattatataattaattattatattataatatcttaaaaatataataaaatatggtaataaattattgtatcataaaatattatttataaatatcttaaaaatatatatactagtTTTTTTATcctatattagtatttttttttctttttcaaaaggtATGTATAATTCATGACATATGACATGcattcaa
This portion of the Vigna unguiculata cultivar IT97K-499-35 chromosome 6, ASM411807v1, whole genome shotgun sequence genome encodes:
- the LOC114188916 gene encoding GDSL esterase/lipase At5g18430-like → MAVPLGFVGTMVILFSVVLLSGVIVPGVEAKPRAFFVFGDSLVDSGNNNYLATTARADSPPYGIDYPSRKPTGRFSNGRNIPDLISEGMGGESVLPYLSPQLKGDNLLNGANFASAGIGILNDTGAQFLNIIRMYRQLDYFEEYQQRVSILIGVGRAKKLVNQALVLITVGGNDFVNNYYLVPYSARSREFSLQDYVKYLIVEYRKLLMRLYDLGARRVLVTGTGPMGCVPAELAMRGTNGGCSAELQRAASLYNPQLQHMIQGLNKKIGKDVFIAANTARMHNDFVNNPAAYGFTTSRIACCGQGPYNGIGLCTPLSNLCPNRNLHAFWDPFHPTEKANRIIVEQIMSGSKRYMKPMNLSTILALDATK